CAGTCTCCTGCTAGCAGCATTTGCCACATCTAACTTGTTTTATCAGTGCCTTATGTGCTATAAACTGCCTGCTCATGACATCTTGGAGGCCCAGGTGTTACATGAAGGGCATTCACCCACTAAGGAAAGGTCACTGTCTTCCATAATATGGAGAATGCCTAGGACATGGAGGTTATTATTAATATAGAGGAGTTTTCTTAATCAATGCCACTTATCAAGACAATTGCTAGAAGTCTCAGAGTATTGATAGTCGTATGCTGCATTTTAAAGTAGAACCTTAGTTTCATTACTAGACATATTTTAGCACAAATTATATTAGTAGGAGATGAAACCAATGTGATGAACATTTGCATTTCccataaaaaatagtaaaataatcaTGGTGAGTATGTCAGTAACAATTAAAATGCATTGATGACATACACTTATTGGATTAAGAAAATACACTAAAATATGCAGATAAATTTCCTACACAGAAGAAgtaatgaaatcagaaaaaatagTCATAAAGGTTTATATAATTTGAGAGATGAAAAATACTTGGACATTgaacaaggaaaacaaaacaaatatttaacaattgCCATGGTAGATGTGCTAAAAGCCACAGAATTAAGAGTACTTTATGTTTTGTGTTGTATTATTTGTGAAGTTTACAGTCAGGGATTCCCTGATGTCCCGATATGTAGTTTGGAGATTTGTTAACCTTCAAAAAGTGAGCAATACATTTGCTAGGTATTGATTGAATAGCTTTGTGTTGAAAGTTAACAAACTTAGTTAAATTTGGAAGATTGTGGACATTGTAAAGACAAAGTTCTGCACTGCCTCAACTGGCTGTGAAGGGCACGTTCATGTACCATCCCCATCATCTCAAACTGactatttttccctttctcttggtTGAACAATCATACATATAGAATTTTCTTATATCACATCATTTAGAAGAATGAATCCAAAAGCTCAAACTCTGCTGGTCCAGGTTTTTATTCAGCAGATAGAGTGAGTGAGTGAGCAGCAGGAAGAGATGAGGCTAACACACCTTGCCTAACTGCAGGCACACTGAAAAGTCCTTACCCCGCTCCCCTGCCTCTCTTTCTGAGAGACATCTCAGGACATTTCCTTACTAAAATTTTTGTCAGAACCTAGAGTAATGCAAATGCTGCATTGATAACCGTTTAACAGATTCTAAAAATTATATCTGCAATCTCTTTTCAAAGATTATCTCATGAAACAGTCTGTCTGGTGTCATATGGGCCACTTTGAGATTTACTGTCTCAGCAAGATGCTGTGATTTATAGCAAGTCTGGAAGAAAGAGTCATCTCTAATTAGAGGCCCATCTGGCTGAGTTTGCTGTGCTTTTGGAAAACAACCAGTGCTTGCTAAGCACATTTTAGACATACCTGATGGAGTTGACCGTGTCATTGGTGAGAGGGTCGAATATCTTGAAAACATTGGCAAATTCTCTATTACCATCCTCCCTTCACTCACTACCCTCAGTACCTGCCTTTGACCTTGTTCTCTATGCTTAAAACACTCTTTACCCCAGCCAATCTCAGGGAGCTCTCTTGTAATCCTTCTGGGTATAACTCAAGTGTCAttttttgagaaacaaaaataCCCCTGATCTTGCTAAAAGCAACCAATTCCCTTGTTTGTAATACCATTTTTACTCACTATATACTATTTTATACACTCCAATATTATCATACTTTTCTGCATTTGCCACTTATTTTCCTTCAGTCCCTCAGATTGAGTTGTTTACAATATACCCCAAGCACCCAGAAGAGAGCCGAGCACATGATAGTTGTTCCTTGTTTACTGAGCGATTCAGCGTGCTGAAATAACTTCCAAGGATACAAGTGCCCTTATCAAGTGATACAATGAAATATTGACTTAGCAATCTGAGACAGTTCACAGATTTAAAGAGATGCTCTTGTAGTATTCTAATTAACTTTTCACCAGTATGAACAACATACCCAAcataaacaatttaaaggagagaagatttatttggggggctggggatgtggctcaagctcaCCTGGCAggcgtgtggcctgggttggatcctcagcaccacatacaaacaaagatgttgtgtccgccaaaaactaaaaaaaaataataataaatattaaaattctctctctctctctctttctctctctctctctctttctctctctctctctctctcttcctccctctctccctctctctttaaaaaaaaaagatttattttggctcaaggttttagaGATTTAAATCCATTGTTGACTGCTCCACTGCTATAGGCCCAAGGCATGGTGAAAGGGTGGAGTGAGGGGAAGCTTCTAGCTCAAGATCACCAGGAAGAGGGTGGAGTGGGTAGGGGGAGGAAAGGGACAAAAGACAGTCCTCAAGGACACATCTGCAATGACCCCACTCCTTCAATCAGATTTCACTATCTGCAGCTTCTAACTTCCCAATAGTCCGTGCAGATAATGAAGTCAACATTGTATTAATCTGCTGATGATGTCAGCACCGTCATGattcaatcacttcccaaaagacTCCCCTCTGCACACGGTTCAATTGGGGCCCAAGCTTTCCATATATGTACCTTTGGGGAACAATTCAGATCTAAAAACAAATGATATGCTATTTCAGAAAacataatcaagaaaaaatataaataaaaaagcaaagcatTGAATTAAGGATTTAAATgataaatggaaatggaaatgtgtTTTCTGAGCTTCCTGAATCTCTGGTTTGATGTTTAACAATAAAATTGAGAAGTTCTCAGCCCTTATAGCTTCACTTATGTCTTCTGTtgcttgtcttctttttttcgGTATTCTGATTAAGAGGATGgttcaccttttaaaaattccCACAGTTCTTGGGGGCTTTGTTATCTTCATTCTTATTAATAGAACTATTTCTCTTTGCCTTTCAGTTGGGGAAGTTTCTCTTGACTTCTCTTCAAGCTCACTCATTCTTTCCCTTGCCACATCAAACTCACTAGTAAGAGACCATCGAAGGGATCCTTCATTGCTTTTGCAGTTTTGGCTTGGTAGTAAATtctttgaatttctctttctctgcttacATTGCCCATCTGTTTTCATATgtagtctattttttttccttttagaactgtGAACATATTCATCAGAGTTATTTTAAATTCCCTGTCTGATCATTTGAACATCTATGTCGGAGTCTGATTTTGATGCTTCCttttctctggaggctgagtttTATGGCTCTTTGGCAtgccttccaatttttttttttttttttggttgaaactCATGCTATATTCTGCAATAGAAACTGCGAGAAATATGACTTTGGCATGAGATTTGAAGTTAATATGGCTGTGAGTTAGGTTATATTTAATATCTGCTGTAGCTGCAGGCGTCAGAGTTTTCCTATTTACTTAGcatccttattttttcccctccGTACTTGGCTCTCAGGTTTCTTAGCCACTTCTCTTCAGGGAGAATCTCATCAAGTAGCTCTTTCATCTGTACTCCACTGTTATTATGTTCCAGACAATGTTGGTGTGGTGGTAAGGTACAGGAGAGGGGAAGCATTCTATAATCTTATAATTAAATATCAGATTTTTAATTGGGACGTGTCCCTAAGCTGTGACCTTCCAAGAGTTTCTTAATCCTACCCATCCCTACTTAAATGAGCCAGGAGAGCTAGTGAGGCCCCAAAAGGGGGAGACATCCACCCCTGGGTGGATAAGGTTTTAGTGAAGCTGTTTCCCTTAGAGAGTGGGGATTTGTTAAGGAGGAGGTCCTAGGTTTGCTCTCTGGGATTACTTCTCCCCTTTCCCTCACAGAGATTTGCCATGAGAAACTGGCAGTGTCCCTGGAAGTGAAACCCAGGACTATGGTCCCCAGGAGGTTTCATGTGCTGGCTAATCCACACTCAGCCTCTAGCAATTTCTCAACATGATTATCATACTCTTTGTACTGAGTTATGTCTTCAGCAAATTTAGCTCAAGGAAATCGAATACTGACACACATAACAAGATGAGGGAATCTCACAAACATTTAGTGCAAGAAGCCAGATACAGACATCTTGGGGAGAcactttatagttttatttaaaatgtcaagaaCAGGCAAAATTCATATGTGGGTCACAAGTGAGAATAAATGGCTATGTTTGTGGAGTAGTGTTTTGTGTATAATAGTGTGCATGTTGTAGCTCAATTCACATCTTAAAGTGATGTTAATTTAACCAAATCAACCATGGATGTGAGTCTGAGATAAAAGGCAGGCAGGTTCAAGGTGTGATTTACTCATTAGGATtagggcagggagagagagggtcTGGGGAAAAAGTGTCAAAAAAGAGAAGGTGTGCATGACATCACCTCTAAGTAGCCAGGAAAGCCAAGTTATGTTTGGCAAAAGACAGAATGGGGAAAGACTAGAATAGATTTTAAGTACTACTTCAAGGTCAGGAATTTTATGGGGCAAGATTAGGAGTGAGAACACCTTGCTAAAAGGAATGGTTGCTAGTCAGTTTCTAGAGACTATTGTGTTTCTTGTATATCAGGCAAATTTTGTTGATATCCCACATCCTCAAAAGGATGAATATTGATGTCATTAcagcatagttttaatttgtgaAATCAATATTCCCTCACTTTATGTCAAATGAGGGGAAAATGTTTCTTTAGTTGAAATATGTACCATTGTATATGACTTTTGGTAACCTCATGTCAGTCTTTTTTACCTCTGTATCTcttgtgcctggcacatggtgaCTTGGCATATAAGAAGCAAGtgatagtgtttttttaaaaaaataaatcatcaggTTAATAAATAAACTGAGGCTATGTTATAAAAGTAAGTTATGAATTTTCAAGCAGAGAGAGTTGAAGCACAATCTGGTCTTGATGTTGATATATGTGAAAGGGTGTATGGGATGGGATTATAAAAAAGCATTTGTTTGGGAACCTACAGGTAAGAGAGGATTGCAGGAGCTTAGTGTTTCCAATATTGAGCCGAAGGGTATGAAGCCGGAGAGGTAGGGGGAAGAAAGACAATGAAGGAAAACAGATATCACACTAAGGGGCTGGGATTTTTATCTTATTGGAATAGATCATAGGAACCATCAGAGGCTTAAGGAAAAGCTTATGTCCAGGTTTGCAGCTAGACACAGGGTTCTGGTAGAACTGTGTTCAGTGGAAGAGAGAGATAAGAGAGATCATTGCTAATCTTTTCTTTTCAACATAACTTTCACCAAGGACTTTTGGGATCTCTCAAGTATAGGGATTAGAAGTCTCCAGACTTCTGAACTACTGGAGGTATAAATAAAACCTTCCCCCTACTGCGAGGCAAAAAAAGTTCAGTTGAGGATCATCTGTCTACCAGCTTGAGtttgttgaaatgaaaaaaaaaaaatgaaaacaaatccaTGAACCAGATTCTTAATTTCACTGAATCTCATTTATTAGAGTTTGAATCAAATATATTCTTCCCACACCTGAGCAACATTGAATGGCATTGTAAGCTGAATTTCTTTGTAAAGGTAAGATggaaaacaagattaaaagtTGAAAGAAGCTCGCATTCGATTAGGCAcagtgaaaacaagaaaaagcagGCAGTACTAGGAAAGCAGCAAAAGTCCATGGAATTTGAATTTTCTTCCTGGATCTTCGCATGaatcttcattggaacaaggatGCTACAGGCCTCCTTGGGCCGAGCAGGATGGACGGCAAGTGCTGAACACGTGGGGCAGAGTCTGGCAACTGCTGGAGTGAGGCTGCAGAGGTCTGAAGCTGCTGGACACAATGTTCCCTGCTTGAGGATTGTAGGTCACACACCCCGTGGGTCGGTACCCGTAAGGGAGGAGGTTCAGGGGTCGGCCACTGTTAGGCAAACAGGTCAGGGGGCGATAGCCACTGGACACGCAGCCCGTGGGCTGGAAACTAGTGACCAGGGGAGTCGTTGGACGACAGTGGCTGGATACATAGCTCAGAGGCCGATAGGATACTGGGAGGCAGGagctggagaggaaggaagaggttgGCAGAAAGCCGGATCCTTGGCAGGGCCTGGGCACGTAGTAAGCCGTGGAAGAGCAGCTGGAGGTCTCGCAGTTGGCAGGCTGGCAGCTGTTCAGCTCCCCAGAGGTCTCCTGGCAGTTGCCTGGGAACCAGGACTGGTTTTGACAGACACCAGGTACACAGAGCACATCTCCACAGCTCACATTTGTAGAGCAGAGGGCCACAGGGGCGTTGAGAGGAACATGGCAGGAATTTCTGAGACACCCTGAGCTGTAGTTTCCGGAGCAGGCGTTGTGGCAAGACATGGTGAGGGTTGGAGAGCAGGCTGTGGTTGGAGGAAGGCAGTGAGTGTCTGCAGTTGCATTCTGACCCTCCTTTGGCTTGTCCCTTTATATATCCCTGGAGAGTGGAGGTTCTGTGTACAGACTCTTCCTCCTGGTCCTATGAGACTGCATCAGAGCTTTTTATTACAGTCCAGGAAGTGGGGCTCCCACTTCCCATAAAACTGAATGTTCCCTGCAAAGCCTTCCATTGATTAAGTATATCTATAAACCAGTGTGACTGAACTTTAATAGGATCTCTCCTTAAATTGTCCAACCAGAGCAGACACTTTTGAAGGCTATGACCTTATTCCAGTTATAATCAACCCAACCGTATACAGACATTTTTAGGATTCCTCCCTTGAAATTGTCTTTAAAAGTTGTAGCAAACTTCTTTGAAAATTGGCAAATTATGTCTTTGAAGAGAAATTCTATTCCTTTTAGAAATTGTCAGAAGTAACTTGAAATCAAGATTTGTAAACGTGAAACTCTTATATAACCTATGTGGCAGAATTTAaactaataaaatgcaaaaacgGTTCaatgtgttttgtttcctttcaaaatcctaataaaattgatttcttatcaaaatatctttattcaGAAAATCTGTGCTCATTcatttcaatgaataaatgagtaaaatcaaAAGCTAGGTTTTTACCTAAGGGATTTTTACATATCGGTAGCAAAGTTGAGTTCGGTTAAAATTTTGGATTTCAGTGTGACCACAAGTGAACAAATGAAACCCCCTTAAAGAAATTGAACAAAATAACAGTTTTCATAAAGATTATTATAGGATTAGGTACTATACGGTTATCCATATTATGACCTAAAACCATCattcttggttttaaaaataatgtacatgGATTAAGACAGAGAAATGCTTCATTTCCTGCATTGGTTCTGATATCAATTTCTCAAAGGAATTTCTAAATGTCATTACATAGACAATGGCATCAGAATAAATATATGGTTTTTCTAAGTTTGAGGAATTTGGAGGCTATGTGgattatatatttctataaaaactgtttaatcatttaaaaaattcataaatgtgGTTTGTTTCAAGTGTAGACACTCTATTTTTTACATgctaacatctctagcaacttcAGTGGCTATCTTAATGGGAATTTAATTTATCTTCAAATCTAAATTCTAATTTCCTTTggctaaaactttttaaattgcaatacttttttttctattcaatgtTCAATGGAAATGGTCACAATTATCAAGTTTCCCTTCATCCAGGagaatagaaaattagaaaaagaagtttGGTTTCTCTCCGAGGCAATACAGGTCTATTTTACTCTCAGggttagaaatatgaaaataatacaatACAGTCTCTGAGATCCTGCACTATCCTGTTGAtgttatttctgaattttaggTTGGAGGCCTTTACTCTTCAATGATTTGAATGTGCTGTGAAGGAGCCCTAGTCACCCCAACACCCTAGGGCACCATCACCTGATTCTTGCCCATGGTTGCTAGAGTCTTCTTGAGAAATCCTGGATTCATCAGCTGAATGGCGTCAGTAATAGGTACAGCCATATTTAGCTAAATGCTTATCAACTTTATTTGTTGATGCTCTTTATGTCTGCTCTTCTCTCATATAAGCAGGAGTCAAACACCTGCATCATTAGCACATCAGTGTCAGCGGATGTATGCATAAGAACTTTATAAGTTTTATGTATACATGAGTGTTTTCTTCCTGAAGAGAAGGAGGGTGGAGAAAGGGGCAACACGTTCCTTTAGTACTTCCTCTGTGATACACCTTTTGGTATCCATATGAGCAGTGTCACTTCATCCTTATAATTCTACGTGGCAAACTTTACTATTTCAAGTACTCATAATAAAACTTGAGTTTTAGAAAGTTACATTAATAAATATGAAGATAAgcattacagcaaaggctgttcATCTCCCCAAACATTTTTGTCCCACTACCCAATTCGGGCATTATGCAGAGATGGACTCACATTCATTTAATGCCTTCATGAACCTGGAGATTTTTATGATTGTTCTTATCCCTAGTCCTTATTACtgtaattttatatacacatgctacacacacacaaaaaaatacctaaaatttttagaaaatagaatgttCTGAATGAATTCTCAGAGCattacaaaataaaggtatgttaATGAACAACAgccttccattcattcattcagaaaacGCTCACTGAGCATCTTGTACATGTGAAATGTCATGATAGAACCTGGCAATGATACTAAGGTAAAACTGGTTTCTTCTCCCAGATGTTTTCCATCTTCTTAAGGGTGCTATGACAGGAACACAATCCGCGTAAATGTTGGCAAGTTCTGTATGTGATGTACAGAGAGGGCAAATGTAGCTCAATGACTTAAGGTAGAAGTTGGTGTTTGATATTAATTTTGAAGGATGGAAAGTAATGGCATGGATTTGGGGCAAGAGGGAGACATTTTAGGCTatggaaaaagattaaaaaaaacaaaaaaatgacaacatGATGCTTTTTATGGAGGGTTCTTAGTGGCAAGTTATAGTTACTAACCCTCCACTCACTTGCCAAATCTCTGTGGGTCATCAAGGAAGCAGGGTGTTGTTTTAAAGGCACTGTGTTCCAGTAGCTGATTTCAAGGAGCGTGGAGAATAAGTTGTGGCCTAGATTGTAAAGtgagaaattttattataatgtttttcttcttcagcCTTCTAAAGTTAGTCTTTTCACTCATTTCTCTTTGTTATGGCTGCTATTATTCAAATTGGGTTTGGTCCCCATTGGTTAATTTCTTACTGCCATCTTTGATTTCTCTCCTTATAGTCTTTTATTTTGCCTGAgcactatatttaaaatataggtctaaaattaatttcattctttgtctcGCTTACTCAAAACATTGAGGAATTCCTTTAGTCAACAG
This window of the Ictidomys tridecemlineatus isolate mIctTri1 chromosome 3, mIctTri1.hap1, whole genome shotgun sequence genome carries:
- the LOC144375757 gene encoding keratin-associated protein 26-1-like — its product is MSCHNACSGNYSSGCLRNSCHVPLNAPVALCSTNVSCGDVLCVPGVCQNQSWFPGNCQETSGELNSCQPANCETSSCSSTAYYVPRPCQGSGFLPTSSFLSSSCLPVSYRPLSYVSSHCRPTTPLVTSFQPTGCVSSGYRPLTCLPNSGRPLNLLPYGYRPTGCVTYNPQAGNIVSSSFRPLQPHSSSCQTLPHVFSTCRPSCSAQGGL